The Psychromonas sp. MME1 genome window below encodes:
- a CDS encoding GNAT family acetyltransferase has product MNITLKVATIDHVDEVLALHYKYQIDSISEHDKADGFITTAFTKAHLVALIEKEQGLCIAIENEQIVAYAMSASWGFWQQWPMFQYMVENLHDVPFEGQNLTVDNSYQYGPICVDKRVRGLGVFEKIFTFSLQHMASRYPVMVTFINKINPRSYHAHTGKTALQVIEEFQFNNNHYYKLACKTA; this is encoded by the coding sequence GTGAACATAACGCTAAAAGTGGCCACTATTGACCATGTTGACGAGGTGCTTGCACTTCATTACAAATATCAAATAGATTCAATCTCTGAACATGACAAAGCAGATGGTTTTATTACAACCGCTTTTACTAAAGCACATTTAGTTGCGTTAATTGAAAAAGAGCAGGGGCTTTGTATAGCTATTGAGAATGAGCAAATCGTTGCCTATGCTATGTCCGCTTCTTGGGGATTTTGGCAACAATGGCCGATGTTTCAATATATGGTCGAAAATTTACATGATGTACCTTTCGAAGGGCAGAATTTAACAGTTGATAACTCCTATCAATATGGACCCATTTGTGTTGATAAACGTGTTCGTGGTCTGGGCGTTTTTGAAAAAATATTCACTTTTAGTCTGCAACATATGGCTAGTCGCTATCCAGTGATGGTTACCTTTATTAATAAAATAAATCCAAGATCTTATCACGCTCATACAGGTAAAACCGCATTACAGGTAATTGAAGAGTTTCAATTTAACAATAATCACTATTATAAATTAGCGTGTAAAACAGCTTAG
- a CDS encoding alpha/beta fold hydrolase, with protein MKVCFSRRYKPLLLLLIVVLSYGCSSPQTQPLSDILLPPQLQKNYFIADDGYYLPLHTYWPDGPAQGIVIALHGFNDYSNGFTKMCEYYVARNVACFAYDQRGFGQTVMAGLWPKAGRLQQDLAVISKLLAKQYPDLPIYVVGESMGGAVILTAMADNRLMLSHYLQGVVLLAPAVWARSTQPWYQRWSLWLAVHTFPDWQPTGKGLGIQATDNIAALRAMSSDQWVIKKTRIDALYGLTNLMDNALLAAKKISINSFIVYGNQDQVIPKKAMCSMLNNSKSAPARVAFKLYLEGYHMLSRDLQAENLFADSYQWMFALPLLNEQRQDKQNRSSDIITIESDKPISYCEP; from the coding sequence TTGAAAGTTTGTTTTTCCCGTAGATACAAACCATTATTACTGCTTCTTATTGTTGTTTTGTCGTACGGCTGTAGTTCACCACAAACTCAGCCTCTCTCTGATATTCTCCTACCCCCTCAATTACAAAAGAACTATTTCATTGCTGATGATGGATACTATCTACCGTTGCATACCTATTGGCCTGATGGCCCTGCTCAGGGAATCGTCATTGCTTTGCATGGTTTTAATGATTACAGCAATGGCTTTACTAAGATGTGTGAATATTATGTCGCTCGCAATGTAGCTTGCTTTGCCTATGATCAACGTGGTTTTGGACAAACCGTAATGGCGGGTTTATGGCCAAAAGCTGGGCGATTACAGCAAGATTTAGCTGTTATTAGCAAGTTGTTAGCAAAGCAATACCCTGATTTACCTATTTATGTCGTTGGTGAAAGTATGGGCGGGGCGGTTATTCTCACTGCGATGGCGGATAACAGATTAATGTTATCACATTATCTGCAAGGGGTGGTTTTATTGGCGCCAGCTGTTTGGGCAAGAAGCACACAGCCATGGTATCAGAGATGGTCATTGTGGCTTGCTGTGCATACCTTTCCTGATTGGCAACCGACGGGCAAAGGTTTAGGTATTCAAGCCACCGATAATATTGCTGCGTTACGGGCGATGTCGAGTGATCAATGGGTGATAAAAAAGACCCGTATAGATGCGTTATATGGATTAACTAATTTAATGGATAACGCATTGTTAGCGGCTAAAAAGATCTCGATTAATAGTTTTATTGTCTATGGTAATCAGGATCAAGTGATACCGAAAAAGGCAATGTGCAGCATGTTAAATAATAGTAAATCAGCGCCAGCAAGAGTTGCTTTTAAGCTCTATTTAGAGGGGTATCATATGCTATCCCGTGATTTACAAGCTGAGAATCTATTTGCAGATAGCTATCAATGGATGTTTGCCTTACCGTTGTTGAATGAGCAACGGCAAGACAAACAGAATAGATCATCGGATATTATAACAATCGAATCCGATAAACCTATCAGCTATTGTGAGCCATAA
- a CDS encoding cupin domain-containing protein has product MEEEIESRLVFKEGEQWQAECGPFTTFEKLEHEGASLLIQAVDHWHGESQGLVRCFRFLPNWRIDDLMISYSTPQGGVGPHIDNYDVFIIQGLGKRHWRVGEKSELHEFAAHGALKHCESFAAIIDVELEPGDILYIPCGYPHEGYAIEPSLNYSVGFRAPDQNDLLSSFTDYNIDNNATPERYTDRVMQLRERPGQIETQELRELHRVMLANCQTPEALIPWFGKMISEAKHELDIAPVEPALENEEILQLLEDGAQFIRLGGLRAVYFQQAATSLFINGLHFDCTGFKELGHHLCDQDEIGSEVIDLLHENHGALTLFTELVNNGYWYAE; this is encoded by the coding sequence ATGGAAGAAGAGATTGAAAGTCGCCTTGTTTTTAAAGAAGGTGAGCAGTGGCAAGCCGAATGTGGCCCCTTTACTACCTTCGAGAAATTAGAACATGAGGGCGCGAGTTTATTAATTCAAGCCGTTGACCACTGGCATGGCGAGTCTCAAGGGTTAGTTCGCTGCTTTCGCTTTCTGCCAAATTGGCGTATTGATGACCTGATGATCAGTTATTCTACACCACAGGGTGGTGTCGGCCCACATATCGACAATTATGATGTATTTATTATTCAAGGGTTAGGTAAACGCCATTGGCGCGTTGGCGAAAAGAGTGAATTGCATGAATTTGCGGCACATGGCGCACTCAAACATTGTGAGAGCTTTGCAGCGATCATAGATGTTGAGCTTGAGCCAGGCGACATCCTCTATATTCCCTGTGGCTACCCCCACGAAGGTTACGCGATTGAACCATCATTAAACTACAGCGTTGGGTTTCGCGCGCCAGATCAAAATGATCTATTAAGTAGCTTTACCGATTACAATATAGATAATAATGCAACACCAGAACGTTACACGGATCGGGTCATGCAGCTACGCGAAAGACCAGGGCAAATTGAAACCCAAGAACTGCGAGAGTTACATCGCGTTATGCTCGCCAACTGCCAAACTCCCGAAGCGCTAATACCTTGGTTTGGCAAAATGATTAGTGAAGCCAAACATGAACTTGACATTGCCCCCGTTGAACCAGCACTGGAAAATGAAGAGATATTACAACTCCTTGAAGATGGCGCACAATTTATCCGTTTAGGCGGATTACGTGCGGTTTATTTTCAACAAGCAGCAACCTCTTTATTTATTAATGGATTGCACTTTGACTGTACGGGCTTTAAAGAGCTAGGCCATCATCTTTGTGATCAAGATGAGATTGGTAGTGAAGTTATCGATCTGTTACATGAAAATCATGGTGCCCTAACGCTATTTACTGAGCTTGTAAATAACGGCTACTGGTACGCAGAGTAA
- the purB gene encoding adenylosuccinate lyase: MELSGLTAVSPVDGRYGSKTAILRDIFSEFGLIKFRVQVEVRWLQKLAQTDGIAEVPAFSDAANAHLDAIVESFCEADAQRVKDIEATTNHDVKAVEYFLKEKVSGVAELEAVSEFIHFACTSEDINNLSHALMLGTAKKEVILPYCQRIVNAIKEKAIEYKAMPMMSRTHGQPASPTTLGKEMANVVARLQRQVKQIEATEVLGKANGAVGNYNAHLSAYPELDWQAFSEQFVTSLGVTFNPYTTQIEPHDYIAELFDAIARFNTILLDFDRDIWGYICLGHFKQKTIAGEIGSSTMPHKVNPIDFENSEGNLGLANAIFDHLAAKLPVSRWQRDLTDSTVLRNLGVAIGYSVIAYEASLKGISKLEANEANMLKDLDANWEVLAEPIQTVMRRYGIEKPYEKLKELTRGKRVDGPGMAAFIDTLELSDAVKAELKAMTPANYIGQATELVEKLVG; this comes from the coding sequence ATGGAACTTTCAGGACTAACTGCCGTATCACCAGTGGATGGCCGTTACGGTAGCAAAACTGCAATTTTACGCGATATTTTCAGTGAATTTGGTTTAATTAAATTCCGCGTACAAGTTGAAGTGCGTTGGTTACAAAAACTAGCACAAACAGATGGTATCGCAGAAGTTCCGGCTTTCTCAGATGCTGCAAACGCACACCTTGATGCAATTGTTGAAAGTTTCTGTGAAGCCGATGCTCAACGCGTTAAAGATATTGAAGCAACAACTAATCACGATGTTAAGGCTGTTGAGTATTTTTTAAAAGAAAAAGTAAGCGGTGTTGCTGAATTAGAAGCCGTTTCTGAATTCATCCATTTTGCATGTACTTCTGAAGACATTAATAACCTATCTCATGCATTAATGCTAGGTACGGCTAAAAAAGAGGTTATTCTTCCTTACTGTCAACGCATCGTTAATGCGATTAAAGAGAAGGCTATTGAATATAAAGCGATGCCAATGATGTCTCGTACACATGGTCAACCCGCTTCACCGACCACTCTAGGTAAAGAGATGGCTAACGTGGTCGCTCGTCTACAACGTCAAGTTAAGCAAATCGAAGCAACGGAAGTGCTCGGTAAAGCCAATGGCGCTGTGGGTAATTATAATGCACATCTTAGCGCTTATCCTGAACTTGACTGGCAAGCTTTCTCTGAGCAATTTGTGACAAGCTTAGGCGTAACATTCAACCCTTACACAACACAAATTGAACCGCATGATTACATTGCTGAGTTGTTTGATGCGATTGCCCGTTTTAATACTATTTTATTAGACTTTGACCGTGATATCTGGGGATACATCTGTCTTGGCCACTTTAAGCAAAAAACCATTGCAGGTGAAATTGGCTCATCAACGATGCCACATAAAGTAAACCCCATTGATTTTGAAAACTCTGAAGGTAACTTAGGTTTAGCGAATGCCATTTTTGATCACCTCGCAGCAAAATTGCCTGTTTCTCGTTGGCAACGTGATTTAACTGACTCAACGGTTTTACGTAATTTAGGGGTTGCTATCGGTTATTCTGTTATCGCTTATGAAGCAAGCCTAAAAGGGATCAGCAAACTTGAAGCCAATGAAGCCAATATGCTTAAAGATTTGGATGCCAATTGGGAAGTACTCGCTGAGCCTATTCAGACGGTAATGCGTCGTTACGGTATTGAAAAACCCTACGAAAAACTAAAAGAGCTAACACGCGGAAAACGTGTTGATGGCCCTGGTATGGCAGCATTCATTGATACACTTGAATTAAGTGATGCGGTGAAAGCGGAGCTTAAGGCGATGACACCAGCTAATTACATTGGTCAAGCGACTGAACTCGTAGAAAAATTAGTCGGTTAA
- the hflD gene encoding high frequency lysogenization protein HflD has protein sequence MPFHNLESRSLAFAAMCQAAYLVDKIATKGVCPDAVAFNASLHSIMRTEGESPLDIFGGYSSLEVGFKCMLEQLDNASNSRNMQVTKYLVGMIALEKKLITNSNTLNLLSERINQVKRQLNHFEIDDSSVLSNLDSIYRDLISNLGPKIQVNGNPSCLQQQVTQHKIRALLLAGVRATVLWRQIGGKRRHLILSRKAMIHQTKQNLHRV, from the coding sequence ATGCCATTTCATAATTTAGAATCTCGCAGTCTCGCCTTTGCAGCGATGTGCCAAGCGGCTTATTTAGTGGATAAAATTGCCACAAAAGGTGTATGCCCTGACGCCGTTGCATTTAATGCATCATTACACTCCATCATGCGTACCGAGGGGGAATCACCATTAGATATTTTTGGTGGTTATTCATCATTAGAAGTCGGCTTTAAATGCATGCTGGAACAGCTAGATAATGCCAGTAACAGCCGCAATATGCAGGTTACTAAATACCTTGTGGGCATGATTGCACTGGAAAAAAAATTAATAACGAACAGCAATACTCTTAATTTACTCAGTGAACGTATTAACCAAGTTAAGCGTCAACTTAACCACTTTGAAATTGATGACAGTAGCGTATTAAGCAATTTGGACTCTATTTATCGTGACTTAATCAGTAACCTTGGCCCGAAAATTCAAGTTAATGGCAACCCAAGTTGCTTGCAACAACAAGTAACACAGCATAAAATTCGGGCTCTTTTGCTCGCAGGGGTGCGCGCGACGGTATTATGGCGACAAATTGGTGGGAAACGCAGACACCTGATACTCTCTCGTAAAGCCATGATTCATCAAACCAAACAAAATTTACACCGTGTTTAA
- the mnmA gene encoding tRNA 2-thiouridine(34) synthase MnmA: protein MTDNSQIKVIVGMSGGVDSSVSAYLLQQQGYQVEGLFMKNWEEDDTNEYCAAAQDLQDAQAVCDKLGITLHTINFAAEYWDNVFEHFLAEYKAGRTPNPDIMCNKEIKFKAFLEFAAEDLGADYIATGHYVRRREENGHVQLLRGLDNNKDQSYFLYAVGEKQIAKTLFPVGELEKPEVRRIAEEQDLITANKKDSTGICFIGERKFTEFLQEYLPAQPGDIVTPSGEVIGQHQGLMYHTLGQRKGLGIGGLQNSSEDPWYVVGKDMQKNQLLVAQGAHHPALFSYGLIAKQCDWVDRTVKKEPFTCTVKTRYRQQDIACTVTPIDDDTLEVIFDEQQAAVTPGQSAVFYQGDVCLGGAIIEQHLQNREVK from the coding sequence ATGACAGACAATAGCCAAATAAAAGTGATCGTCGGAATGTCCGGCGGTGTTGATTCATCCGTATCTGCGTATTTATTACAGCAACAGGGATACCAAGTTGAAGGGCTATTTATGAAAAACTGGGAAGAGGATGATACCAACGAGTATTGTGCGGCTGCCCAAGACCTTCAAGATGCACAAGCGGTCTGTGATAAATTAGGCATCACTTTACACACCATCAACTTTGCTGCTGAATATTGGGATAACGTCTTTGAACATTTTCTTGCTGAATATAAAGCGGGGCGTACTCCCAACCCTGATATCATGTGTAATAAAGAGATTAAATTTAAAGCATTTTTAGAATTTGCCGCAGAAGACTTAGGGGCCGATTATATTGCAACTGGGCATTATGTACGTCGCCGTGAGGAAAATGGTCATGTACAGCTACTACGTGGTCTAGACAATAATAAAGATCAAAGCTATTTCCTTTACGCCGTGGGCGAAAAACAGATAGCAAAAACGCTTTTTCCCGTTGGTGAATTAGAGAAACCAGAAGTACGCCGAATTGCTGAAGAGCAAGATTTAATCACCGCCAATAAGAAAGATAGCACCGGTATCTGTTTTATTGGTGAGCGTAAATTTACTGAATTTTTACAAGAATATTTACCCGCACAGCCGGGAGATATCGTCACCCCAAGTGGCGAGGTTATCGGCCAACATCAGGGTTTAATGTATCATACCCTTGGGCAACGAAAAGGCCTTGGTATCGGCGGTTTACAAAATTCCAGCGAAGATCCTTGGTATGTAGTCGGTAAAGATATGCAAAAAAATCAACTATTAGTGGCTCAAGGTGCTCACCATCCTGCGCTATTTTCCTATGGGCTAATTGCTAAACAGTGTGACTGGGTAGATCGCACCGTTAAAAAAGAACCATTTACCTGTACGGTGAAAACCCGTTATCGCCAACAGGATATAGCTTGTACCGTTACGCCTATTGATGACGATACACTCGAAGTTATTTTTGATGAACAACAAGCAGCTGTCACCCCGGGTCAATCGGCCGTATTTTATCAAGGTGATGTGTGCCTAGGTGGCGCAATTATTGAACAACATTTACAAAATAGAGAAGTCAAATAA